The following nucleotide sequence is from Acidovorax radicis.
CACGGCCCAGCCCGCTTCGGTGAGGCCCTTGTAGAGCACGTCGCGGCGGCGTTGGTATTGGGCGGCGATGTCTTTCACGCACTGCTGGTCACCCTCCAGCGCGGCAATGGCGGCCACCTGCAGGGGGGTGAAGGTGCCGTAGTCGTGGTAGCTCTTGATGCGGGCCAGCGCGGCTACCAGGTCGGGGTTGCCCACCATGAAGCCGATGCGCCAGCCGGCCATGTTGTAGCTTTTGCTCAGGGTGAAGAACTCCACGGCCACGTCCTTGGCACCGGGCACTTCCATGATGCTGGGGGCGCGGTAGCCGTCGTACACGATGTCGGCATAGGCCAGGTCGTGCACCACCAGGATGTCGTGCTTCTTGGCCAGGGCGATCACGCGCTCGAAGAACGATAGCTCCACGCACTGCGCCGTGGGGTTGCTCGGGAAGCCAAAGATCATCATCTTGGGCTTGGGGTAGCTGCCGCGAATGGCTTTTTCCAGCTCGGCAAAAAAGTCCACATCGGGCGCCACGGGCACGCTGCGAATGTCGGCACCTGCGATGACGGCGCCGTAGATGTGGATGGGGTAGCTCGGGTCGGGCACCAGCACGGTGTCACCCCTATCCAGCGTGGCCAGCATGAGGTGGGCCAGGCCCTCTTTGGAGCCGATGGTGACGATGGCCTCGGTGTCGGGGTTGATGTCCACCGCGTAGCGGTCTTTGTACCAGTGGCTGATGGCGCGGCGCAGGCGCGGAATGCCTTTGCTGGCACTGTAGCCGTGGGTGTCAGGCCGCTGGGCCACTTCGGTGAGCTTGGCGACGATGTGCGGCGGCGTGGCCCCGTCAGGGTTGCCCATGCTCATGTCGATGATGTCTTCGCCACGGCGGCGGGCGGCGAGTTTGAGCTCGGCCGTGATGTTGAAGACGTAGGGAGGAAGGCGATCGATGCGCGCAAAGCGGCGCTTGCCCTGAGAAGCAGACATGCTGGTGAACTTTCACGTAAGCGCCCGGAACCGTCCGAGCGACGTGGCTGGCAGAAAGGCCGGCCCGCGTTCAATGTAGCTCACAACGCGGGGCTTCAACCCCCACATCGCAGCGCTGTCGCGCCGCCGCTACGGTGCTTGGCAGCGCAGCCCGTGGCGCGTTTGGTGGCGCGCAGGGTGGCCCATTCATTCATCAGCGCCTGGGCAAAAAGGGCACTCCGCCACGGACTGGCAACACCCCGGCTTCAGGGCGTCTACGGCGCATGGGGCTGCGCTGAAGGCGCCAGCAAAACGCGATGCGGGTTTCTACGCGTGGTCAACTATTTAGTTACTACTTATAACCATGTATTGATGCATCTCAACCTCCATTCATTGCTGCCTGTGTTGCCGCCCCCGCGCTGTTGCGTGGTCTGTGTGCGCCGTGTGCAGCCGGGCCGCGCGACGTTCACAAGACGATGCGCGGCCTTGACGCCACCCCGAACCCACCCAGAAAGACATCCACATCATGCAGAGACAAACTCACCTTCACTCGCCCTCAGGCGCCAACACCGTTTTGCCCTCCACACGCCTGCAGCGGCGCGGCGCGCAGTGGCGACGAGCCCTGGGCCTGACCGCGCTGGCCACGGTGTCCCTGGCTGCCCAGGCGCAATCCACCGGCAACTCCAGCCTCACGCTGTATGGCCTGGTCGATGCATCGGTGGGCCGGTTCACCGGTGCGGCAACTGGCGTGAACGCACAGAACACGGCCGTGAGCAAGATGGAGGGCGGCAGTTTGTCCACCAGCCGCTGGGGCTTGCGGGGCAATGAAGATCTGGGCGGCGGGTTGTCGGCCAGCTTTGAGCTGTCGTCCTTTATTCGCAATGACACCGGTGCGTCAGGCCGCAACGATGCGATCCCTGCGCCCGTCAACGTGGCGGCAGACCCCTTCTTTGCCCGCGCCGCATGGTTGGGCCTGTCGCACAAGGACTTTGGCCGTGTGCGCATGGGCAATGTCACCACACTGCTGTTCTTGAACGCGATCTCCTCCAACGCCTTTGGCGATGCAACGGTGCTCGGCCCTTTGAATCTCGTCACTTTTGTGGGTGGGCCGTTGACCGGGGGCACCGCCTGGACCAATTCGGTGGTGTATGACACACCCAGCTTTGCCGGCTTCACGGGCTCTGCTGCCTATGCCGCGTCGGAAGGCCAAGGCGGTGGCAACCGCGCGCTGCGCCTGGCCTACGCAAAGGGCCCATTGGCCACGTCGCTGGTATGGCAAAGCGTGAACCGCAACCCACTGACGTTCGCTGACGGCACATCGCCCAACAACACCCGCGCATGGCAGTGGGCGGGCTCTTACGACTTCACCGCCGTGAAGGTGTTTGCCCACCTGGGCCGCATCGACAACAAGGGCACCGAGACTGCACCGCAGAACATTGCGTATCGCATATGGGACGTCAGCGCGTCGATGCCTGTGGGCGCGGGCAACATCCTGGCAGGTTATGCATCGCGCCGCACGAGCGACGCCGTAGGCCCTGTGCCCGCCACGTCTGCAGGCGGCAACGTGCAGCGCAAGATTTTGACGGTGGGGTATGACTACTGGCTGTCCAAGCGCACCGACTTGTATGCCTTGGCCATGCGCGACACCACGCGCACCAACACCGTAGGAGCAGGGATGGTCAACGCCAACGGCACGAGCTATGCTGTAGGCATACGGCACACTTTCTGATGGGCCACCCACCCTTCAAGAAAGGGATGGCCAGCCCGTTTTTCGCGTGATTTCCAAGGTTGGGGCGTCCTCGTGGCGCCCCTTTTTTTGCGCGAATGGCCGGTGGACTATCACAAAGACTCTCAGCCTATCGTGGCACATCACGGTCCATGGCGGTCCATCGCGCGGGCCACCATCAGCCCAACGCGCAAGCGCAGATAGATCAATGCCAGCGACTCAAGAGGGCAACGCTGCCGATACCTTCTTGGCTGCCCGCTCACTGGCCATCGCCCAGCCATACATTGCCACGCCGCCCAGCCCCAGCAGCACCCCCACCCAGCCGGTGGACGTCCAACCCAGCCCTGCCGCAATGCCCACGCCGCCCAGCCAGGCACCGAGCGCATTGGCCGCATTGAATGCCGAATGGTTGAGCGCGGCAGCCAGCGTCTGTGCATCGCCCGCCACATCCATGAGGCGAATCTGCAGCGCAGGGCCGATGGCCACCAGCGTGCCCAGGAAGAAGGTGGCGAAGGCAGCGCTCACAGGGTGGTGAGCGGCGGGCACGAAGAGCGCCATCACCACAATGGACCACAGCAGCACCTTGCCCACCGTGGGCATGAGCGCCTTGTCGGCCATGCGCGAGCCCACCACGTTGCCCACCACCATGCCCAGGCCAAACAGCGACAGCACAAACGGCATCAACGCGGGCGGCATGCCCGCCACCTCAATGAGCGTGGGCTTGATGTAGCTGAACACGGCAAACATGCCACCAAAACCGATGGCGCCAATGCCCAGCGTGAACCACACCTGCTTGCGCGCCAGCGCGCCCAGCTCGCGCAGCGGGCTGGCACCGTGCGATGCGGGCATGGCGGGCACCCAAAGGCGCACCATGGCAACGGCCGCTACGGCGATCAGGCCCACAAAAACGAAGGCCGCGCGCCAGCCAAAGTGCTCACCCAGCGCAGCGGCGATGGGCACGCCCACCAGGGTTGCGCTGGTCAACCCCAGCATCACCCAGCCCACGGCGCGGGCGCGGCGCCCCGGGGGTGCCAGCGCAGCGGCCACCAGCGCGGCCACGCCAAAATAGGTGCCGTGCGGCAGACCCGTCAGCAAACGCATGGCGGCCAGCGACCCGTAGCCCGGCGCCAGGGCCGACGCAAAATTGCCCAGCGCATACACCGCCATCAGCGCCATCAGCAGCGCACGCCGCCCCCAGTGGGCGGCCAGCACGGCGAGTACCGGTGCGCCCACCACCACGCCCAGGGCATAGGCGCTGATCACATGCCCTGCCTCTGGGATGCTGACCCCGATGTCGCGAGCGACCTCGGGCAACAAACCCATGATGACGAACTCGCCCGTACCGATGGAAAAACCGCCCACACCGAGGGCAAGCACGGCCCGCACCAGCGTGCGTTCGTCGGTGGGGTTGTGGGTGACGGGGGTGGAAATCAAAGGCGCGGTCATGGCGGAGAAGCAACAGGGGCAGGCCGCCCCGGCAGGCGACGGAGCAGCACAGGGTGCGAGCAAGGGGCAGGAAACGGGGCTGGGAAGGTGGAAAAAGAAACAGAGTTACAGGGGTAAACCCGAACTTTGTAACCATAGCATGCACCGCACAGTTTTGCTGCGAAGGGGGCAACCGCCCCCGGCACTGCCAAAAAGCGTGGGCCGCCTTCCGGCCATGAAAGCCGTGTGGAGTCGGAATCAACCCACTACCGACACCGATCACGCCGAGAGGGTTGAAGCGCTGCGCAGGGTTTCGACAAGCTCAGTCCGAACGGGTATTTACAGTTCACCCCTACCACGCCCATCCTGCTGCAATGAGCGGCAGGGGACACGAGGAGCGCTGCGGATGCGCAAGCGATCAGCCTCCGTCAGTGCGCCACCAGCAGCTGCACAAACATCTGCACCTTGGCGCGGCAGTCCGCGCTGATGGCGGTGAATTCGAGCCCTGCCACCCACTCGTCGCCCTCCCGCTTGAGGGTGATGACGCGCGCATACACATCGGCCACGCGGTAGTCCACCAGCGGCAGCTCAAACTCCAGCTTGATCTCGCTGTGGGGTTCGAGCGGCTCGATCAGCTCCACCAGCAGGCCGTGGTAGCCGATGTCGCGGATGGCGCCATGCACGATGTGGGGCACGACGATCTCGCCTTGCATGCGCTGGCACAGGCAGGGCAGGTGCGCATCCACGCGGTGGCTGCGGCGGAACTCCTGGCGGGGCACCTTGAGCTTGTGCGAGGGGATGGCGATCAGCTCGCGCAGGCTGACGGGCTGCGTGCGGCCCTTGACATACACCTGCATGGGCGCCGATGCCGACACCAGGCCCCAGCAGCGCTGGTACGTGGAGTCGCTAATGAGCACCTGGCCGCGCAGGCTCAGTGCCTCGATGCGCGAGGCCAGGTTCACGGCCTCGCCAATCACCGTGTATTCGGAATACACATCCGAGCCAAAGCGTCCGGCCATCACCGTGCCGGTGTTCACGCCAATGCCCAGAAACACCTCGGGCAGCCGCTCGCTCAGGTGCGCGAGGTTCAGCTCGCGCATGGCGATCTGCATCTCCACGGCGCACATCAACGCACGGGCCACGTCGTCGTCGCGGGCCACAGGTGCGCCAAACAGCACCATGATCGAGTCGCCCATGAACTTGTCGATGGTGCCCTGGTACTTGAACACCACCTCACTGAGCCGGGCCAGGCAGCGGTTGAGCGCCGCAATGACCACCGACGCCGGTTGCGAGCCCGACAGCGCCGTGAAGCCGCGCAGATCGGCCAGCACAATGGTGACCTCGCGCGGCGCCACGGCCAGCCCGCTGGCGGCGGCGCCTGCAGGGTTTTCCATGCCGTGCAGGATGTCCGCCATTTCGGCCTGCGCTGCTTCGCCCAAGGGCTTGCCGGTTTCGCGCTCAATCAGCGCCTGCAGGCGGCGCACGGCATCGTGGTGGAATTCTTTGTGCATGGCGGCAAGGGAGGTGGAGCGGCGGATGGTTCTGTGCAGAGGGCATCGCCTACCCCTCGGCAACCAGAATAGGCGGCGACCACCGGCCGGTCAACCGGTGAAAACACCTCGGGCAAAACAGCAACACGCAACCCTGAGCGGCGCAATGCACAGACTGGTCAGGTTTGATGTATTTTTGGCACCTAGCGCTTATCCATCAAGCGATAGCAGCTATAAAAA
It contains:
- a CDS encoding adenylate/guanylate cyclase domain-containing protein, which encodes MHKEFHHDAVRRLQALIERETGKPLGEAAQAEMADILHGMENPAGAAASGLAVAPREVTIVLADLRGFTALSGSQPASVVIAALNRCLARLSEVVFKYQGTIDKFMGDSIMVLFGAPVARDDDVARALMCAVEMQIAMRELNLAHLSERLPEVFLGIGVNTGTVMAGRFGSDVYSEYTVIGEAVNLASRIEALSLRGQVLISDSTYQRCWGLVSASAPMQVYVKGRTQPVSLRELIAIPSHKLKVPRQEFRRSHRVDAHLPCLCQRMQGEIVVPHIVHGAIRDIGYHGLLVELIEPLEPHSEIKLEFELPLVDYRVADVYARVITLKREGDEWVAGLEFTAISADCRAKVQMFVQLLVAH
- the alaC gene encoding alanine transaminase; translation: MSASQGKRRFARIDRLPPYVFNITAELKLAARRRGEDIIDMSMGNPDGATPPHIVAKLTEVAQRPDTHGYSASKGIPRLRRAISHWYKDRYAVDINPDTEAIVTIGSKEGLAHLMLATLDRGDTVLVPDPSYPIHIYGAVIAGADIRSVPVAPDVDFFAELEKAIRGSYPKPKMMIFGFPSNPTAQCVELSFFERVIALAKKHDILVVHDLAYADIVYDGYRAPSIMEVPGAKDVAVEFFTLSKSYNMAGWRIGFMVGNPDLVAALARIKSYHDYGTFTPLQVAAIAALEGDQQCVKDIAAQYQRRRDVLYKGLTEAGWAVECPKASMYIWARIPEPYRALGSLEFARQLLDKAKVCVSPGIGFGDQGDEYVRFALIENEARIRQAVRGIRGMFKADGLLKEPAAAGS
- a CDS encoding MFS transporter yields the protein MTAPLISTPVTHNPTDERTLVRAVLALGVGGFSIGTGEFVIMGLLPEVARDIGVSIPEAGHVISAYALGVVVGAPVLAVLAAHWGRRALLMALMAVYALGNFASALAPGYGSLAAMRLLTGLPHGTYFGVAALVAAALAPPGRRARAVGWVMLGLTSATLVGVPIAAALGEHFGWRAAFVFVGLIAVAAVAMVRLWVPAMPASHGASPLRELGALARKQVWFTLGIGAIGFGGMFAVFSYIKPTLIEVAGMPPALMPFVLSLFGLGMVVGNVVGSRMADKALMPTVGKVLLWSIVVMALFVPAAHHPVSAAFATFFLGTLVAIGPALQIRLMDVAGDAQTLAAALNHSAFNAANALGAWLGGVGIAAGLGWTSTGWVGVLLGLGGVAMYGWAMASERAAKKVSAALPS
- a CDS encoding porin, whose protein sequence is MQRQTHLHSPSGANTVLPSTRLQRRGAQWRRALGLTALATVSLAAQAQSTGNSSLTLYGLVDASVGRFTGAATGVNAQNTAVSKMEGGSLSTSRWGLRGNEDLGGGLSASFELSSFIRNDTGASGRNDAIPAPVNVAADPFFARAAWLGLSHKDFGRVRMGNVTTLLFLNAISSNAFGDATVLGPLNLVTFVGGPLTGGTAWTNSVVYDTPSFAGFTGSAAYAASEGQGGGNRALRLAYAKGPLATSLVWQSVNRNPLTFADGTSPNNTRAWQWAGSYDFTAVKVFAHLGRIDNKGTETAPQNIAYRIWDVSASMPVGAGNILAGYASRRTSDAVGPVPATSAGGNVQRKILTVGYDYWLSKRTDLYALAMRDTTRTNTVGAGMVNANGTSYAVGIRHTF